ACCCTGTCTTCAAGATCGTTGAAGGGGGTATTGAAGAGTGGGAGAGGCTGAAGAAATCCAGGGGTAGTGCGGGGCGGGGAAGATGTGGGGCATTCTTAAATACTAGTGGCGGAATAGTTTGCCTCAAGGGTGGTTAAATGTCTGGGGAGAAGGATAGGGAGAAGCGCGGGAAGCTCGTTCACGCAGTCACCACAGGCGTTTTCCTAATAGGTCTCGCAATACTGTTCTACCTGGACGCTTTCTGGCCCTGGATACTGGCTCTTGTAGGTGTATTCATAATATTGGAAGCATTGCTCAAACCGAAATAGTGTCCAATAGGGTATCCCTCCAGGCTTATGCACGTTTTCTGAGGGGTTAACGTGTAAGTACTGAAGCTTCCGGTTCCTCCTAATCGGCATTCCACGATAGCAGGAGCTTAGGAAGTCCTGCTTTGGATTCATTCTAACAAGGACTTGTTGTTTTAAGCTCCAGGATTCTTTTATATATCATAGCATTTATGGTGGCTGATGTTGCGGAAAATCTGTGTTTACGGAACAGTTTACAACAATGTCCCTACGGTCGAGGAGAGCATTAAGTCGGTTTGGAAACCCGAGTATGAAATCGTGATAGTGGATAACTACTCCACTGATGGCACATGGGAGAAACTGCTAGGGCTTAGAAAGGAGTATAATCTTAGAGCTTACAGGTACAGATGTAGCAGAGGGCTCGGCAGAAACATAGCTCTTCACATGTGTCCAGAAAACTCCATAACAGCATACTTCGATTTAGATACAAGGTATAATTATGCATATCATAAAATAATTGAAGCGTCCCAAGCCTACGGCTCTATGTCAGCCCCCGGCTTAGTGGTCGTTGAAAAAGAGTTCGCTCTCAGGAGAGGTGAGTGAGAGATTTGAATGCTGGAGAAGACTCGGACTTCGCAGTCAAAATATATCCTAGGGCTTACGTCCCGGTGATCGTTGGTGAGAACGCTAGCCCAGGGCTCGCGTCTATCTGGCGAGAGAAGAGATATGCGAAAAGGCTGATTAAAATCCATCTCGACAGTAGCATAGCTTATGGTTTAAACCCTTACAACCTTCTAATGATGGGGTCGAAGAGACTGACAATACTATCACCTCTTCTACTACCGTATGCCAGGTTCATGAGGGTCCACAACTACTATGATGCACTCCCAACTTTCTCGATAGAGAACTTGGAAAGGCTGAGCCGTGTAATCCCGCCTCGTGAGATAGGGATAAGGGAAGACTTGTTCTTCCTCAACACGGATTACCTGGCTTGTAGAGCAGTGAATGAGTGTTCGATCCTGGACGAGATGGTTAAAACAATCGTCTCGCCACCAATCATAAAGCTTGAAGGCTTGAGCAAAATATACTGGAAGACATATTTCAAGTCACTAGACCATCTTTTCATGGCAATCCCACAAGGGCTTGTTAAACGTGGGAAAATAAGTGTGGTGACATAGTGTGAAAACAATAATCTTCCACCCGCTTCTAGAAGTGGGAGGCGGGGCTGAGAAGCTCGCGCTCGAGATGCATAGAGCTCTTCTCGAACTGGGCTACGAGTCAAGGCTGATCACCTTCGTTATTGACGAGGAAAGGCTTGAAAAAACTGTTGAACTATTAACCCCGGGGTTTAAACCCGTACTAGATGTTTACGAATTACCATTGTACAGTGAGTTATTGGATACCCTAACGTTAGGTTTAACTCGTGGTAGGCTGGTGATGTTAAGAAGGGCTTTGCTAATTAAAACCCTGCTCAGTCATGTTAAGAGGAACCCCGGGGAATTATTCATAGATACAGCCTCCCATGTTCCAACGCCCGTAGACATAGCGTATGTTCACGTCCCTCTCGTACTACCCTCCGTTAACACCGGGTTGGTGAGGAAAACCTATAACTGGCTTGTGAGAAGGGTCGCTGATTCTCTAACAGGCGATACAGGGCTTGTCCTCGTTAACAGTTCATGGACTAGGAGAGTGTTCGAATCAGTCTACGGGTCAAGGTATAGGGTGAGGGTTCTCCACCCTCCCGTGGATGTGGAATACTTCTACAGCAATAATGCGAAAAGGGATAAATTGATTGTTACTGTGTCAAGGTTCAGCCCCGAGAAGAAGCTTGAAAGCATTCTTACGGTAGCAAGGCACCTAACCGACTACAAGTTCTACATCATAGGGTCTGCGACGAGGGCTTCGGGAAAAGTGTTGGCGGAGCTCAGGAGGAGGATTGAGAGGAATGGTCTTGAAAACGTTGAGATTAAGACTAACATGCCGAGAGTCGAGTTGAAAGCGGTCTTGGCGAGAGCAATGTTCTACCTGCACCCACCTTACCCAGAGCACTTCGGGCTCTCCGTGGCCGAGGCTGTTGCAGCTGGAGCTATCCCAATTGTTTACAAGGATGGAGGGGCTTGGACTGATATTGTGTCAGTTATCGCACAGGACTTAGGGTACGTCAAGATCGAAGAAGTACCTGGAATAGTCAGAAGGTTTGAGGATAAATTCGAGCTAGTTAACCAGCTCAGAACCCGTGGGCATGAAGTAGCTTCACGATTTAAGTATGAAAACTTTAAGCATGGAGTTGCTGAAGTAATTAAACAATTCAACCCTTAAATTAATGGGAACCACGGGTTTCTCTAAAGAACACTCCCAGCTGACGCGGTACTGGAAGTAGCTTTTTCATTGGAAATACGACTGTGAACAAGGTTTACCAATGCTATTCTGTCGATTAACCGTTTCCCGCTGGTTCGGCGATGAGGTTGAAATACTTGTTTTGAGCGGTGCACTAGGGTTGGATTCACTCTCTTCTTCAACGACCAGGAAGCCTACTGGGGGTTATTAAAGAATCTTTAAGGTCTGTGTTTAACGCTTTCATACTGGTGTAGCGTAATTATGATATAGTTGTTGTAAGCCGGGGTTAGGTGCCATAGGGTTTAAAGCTTCAGAACTTTAAGACATCACCGATTTGAAGATATTAATCGGGGGGAGATAAGTAGATAGGTACTAAAGAAATCAGTATACGTGGGCGAGCACCGAGTATTTTTGCAAAAGGTATCCTGA
This is a stretch of genomic DNA from Thermosphaera aggregans DSM 11486. It encodes these proteins:
- a CDS encoding glycosyltransferase, with product MKTIIFHPLLEVGGGAEKLALEMHRALLELGYESRLITFVIDEERLEKTVELLTPGFKPVLDVYELPLYSELLDTLTLGLTRGRLVMLRRALLIKTLLSHVKRNPGELFIDTASHVPTPVDIAYVHVPLVLPSVNTGLVRKTYNWLVRRVADSLTGDTGLVLVNSSWTRRVFESVYGSRYRVRVLHPPVDVEYFYSNNAKRDKLIVTVSRFSPEKKLESILTVARHLTDYKFYIIGSATRASGKVLAELRRRIERNGLENVEIKTNMPRVELKAVLARAMFYLHPPYPEHFGLSVAEAVAAGAIPIVYKDGGAWTDIVSVIAQDLGYVKIEEVPGIVRRFEDKFELVNQLRTRGHEVASRFKYENFKHGVAEVIKQFNP
- a CDS encoding glycosyltransferase family A protein, which encodes MRKICVYGTVYNNVPTVEESIKSVWKPEYEIVIVDNYSTDGTWEKLLGLRKEYNLRAYRYRCSRGLGRNIALHMCPENSITAYFDLDTRYNYAYHKIIEASQAYGSMSAPGLVVVEKEFALRRGE